CGTGCTCCTGATGCAGGAGACGAAGCTCGCGGACGAGGCGGTTCCTGCCCTCGCGTTTCGAGAGGCAGGCTTCGCGCTCGCCCATCATGGGCAGGGGCGCTGGAACGGCGTCGCCATTGCGAGTCGTTGCGGGATCGACGGGATGATCGTCAACTTCGGAGAGTCCCTGCGCCCTCCGGCAGCGCCGGACGCCATCGAAGAGGACCCCCTCGCCGAGGCGCGGATGATCTCGGCTGTCTGCGGCGGGATCCGCGTCGTGTCTCTTTATGCGCCAAACGGACGAGAGGTGGGCTCGCCCTCTTATGACGCCAAGCTCGCGTGGTTCGACTGCCTCGCGCGCTGGCTGTCCGAAGCCAACGATCCGCACGATCCGCTCGTGCTCGGGGGTGACTACAATGTCGCTCCCGAAGACATCGACGTCTGGGATCCGTACGCGGCGCACGGCGGGACGCACGTCTCGGAGCCGGAACGACGGGCGTTCGCTCAACTATGCCGCTGGGGCTTGGTGGACGCTTACCGCCTGCACCACGAGGAACCCGGCCGCTACACGTGGTGGGATTATCGCGCCGGGAATTTTCACAAGAACCGCGGGATGCGCATCGATCACCTCCTGGTGACGAAGCCCCTGCGCGGGCGTACGGTGTGGGCGGAGATCGATCGCGAAGCACGCAAGGGCAAACCCATACCGTCCGACCACGCCCCTCTGGTAATCGACCTCGATGAGCCCGGGTACGCCTTTGACGCGGGCTGGGTCTCGGCGGAAGCGCGCATCGCGGTGCGGCAACGCCGGTAGACCTCGCGGACTACAGGCTGACGCGATGTTCTGGATTGAGGTGATGGCGGGCACGGCGCGCGTTCGCGCGGAGTGAGCGGGATCGTGACGACCCTCACCTCATTGGCACGCTTCGTTCACGAGCTCGAGCTCGACTGCCTGCCACCGGAGACGCTCGATCGCCTCGAGCTCCACCTTCTCGACACGCTGGGAGCTCTCGATGCGGGATTGAAGATCGCCGATGCTAAGCCACTGGGGGCGAAAGGCTCGTCTCTCCTCGCGTATGTCGCGGCAACCCGGGAGACGGAGCTCGACGACATTCATCTACCATCGTGCATCACACCCGGCTCGGTGGTCGTGCCTACCGCGCTGTCTCTCTCGACCGCATCGCCCCGTGACTTTCTCGCGGCTCTCGCCGTCGGGTACGAGCTCATGCTGCGACTCGGGCTTGCCATCGGAGGCCCGTCGATCCTCGGCCGAGGCATCTGGCCAACGCTCTTCACGGCCCCCCTCGCAAGCACGGCAACCGCAGCCCGGGCCTTGCGGCTTTCGCTCGAACAGACGACCGGCGCGCTGGCTACGGCGCTCGCGCTTACCAGCGGTACCGCGATCCGACCTGGCTCTTCGTCCACCTCTCGCTGGATGACGCTCGGATGGGCGGCGGAGACAGGCGTTCACGCAGCGAAGGCGGCACGAGAAAACATCCTCGGCCCGCCGGATCTTCTCGAGGGTCTCGGCTTTCGACTGGCAGGGGTCGATCTTTCCGAGACCGCCATCGTCGAGGCTCTCGGAGACAGATGGCGGATCGACGAGCTTTCTCTCAAGCCCTACCCCGTCGCCCGGCAGGCGCTCGCCGCCGTGGAAGCCTGCCGCGAGCTCGGCGAGGCCCATCGACTCGAGCCGTCCGTCGTCGACGAAGTCCTCGTGCGGGTGCCCGGCCCGCAGCGAGTCGTGATCGATCGTCCCGGCGTTCCCGAGACGCGTTTCGAGTCCATCGCGAGCGTTCAATACCTCGCTGCCCTCGCCCTTGTCGCCCCCGCCGAGCTTCCGGACTTCCATCGCACCCCCGTCTTCGTGAACGATGAGCTCCGTAACCTTGCGGCTCGGGTCCGCGTCGAATCGGCGCCCGAGCTCGAGCACCACTACCCGCGGATCTGGCCAGCGCGCGTTGCGATAAGGTGCGGAAGAGAACGCCACGAGAAAGAGCTCCTTCACCCGCCCGGCGACGTTGAGAGCGGCTTCGGTTGGGACGCCGTTATCGCCAAGTACCGGTTCGGCGATAAATCGTGGGCGCATGAGCTACGCCGACTTCACCAGAAGGCGGTCTTCCCTTCCTCTTGGCCTCAGATCACCTCCGCCTGAAGCGATTCTCGAAGGCTCTCGATGGTGCCAAATCTGTGCTACAATTTGCGCCTTCAACTCGATAGGGAGTCATGATCGTGCTGAAGCAAACGTTCGTTGCGGGTCCGGCCCTCGGCGGTCGTACGCTCGGCGTCACCGGCTTCCGTATCGTTCCGCACCTGAGTCCTCGATTGTCTTCGCCGAAGCCGTAAGGACGGCGTAGGGCGGCGACCGCCGCACCGGGTCGGCCTCGACACAATCCGTGTATCCATTGTCAGAAAACGCGGGGAGTTGTCCCCGCTTTGAAAGGACTCGTGTGGACTTTGCCCACGCGGGGGAGGTTCTCGATTGCCTGTCTTCCGAGCGACGAGTCTTCCCCTACTTCAAACATCGCTATGCCCTGATTCTTCTCGCCCTGGCGGCGGGCCGGGGCCGATCCGTCTCCGAGCTTCGACGAACCCGGCTCGCCAGCCTGTTGAGAAAGCCCGTCCTGGGCACGCTTGCGGATCGAACCGAGATCTCGGCGACAGACCTAGCAGGCGTGTGGCCCACCCGGTTCGAGAGCTATGTGCTGACACTCGGTCTGTGGGGAAACCCGCATCGCCGGCGGCGGTACTACCAGATCAGCCGAAGGGGCGTCAACCTCGTACTGCAGCTCAACTTCTCGATGGCCCACGACTGCGCCTACCGCAGGTTGCTCCGCCCGGACGACGACGATCGTCATCCTTTCGTATGGTGGTCCCACCCGGTCAACAAGGCGGGACGCCAGACCCTCGCCTGGGTACGACTGGACATCGATCTCGAGGAGGGCGAGGCGCTGATCGAAGAGGTTCAAAACGACTGGGTGCGCAACGCCCTGAGGATCCATGAGGAGCTAAAGCATGAACGGCTGTCATACGGCACGTGCGTGAACCACTGGATGATGCGGGGCACCAGCCGGCGTTACCGAGACGTCGACCGTTACGTCGAAAGCGTGCTGGACCCGCATCGGCACATGTGGGACGAGGCCGCGCTTTCCGCCGCCATCGAGTTTCTCGTCCGCGACGTCGGGATCCGAGAGATCTACTACCACACGTGGGAGGGTGGCCGCGCTCTGAAGGACATGTTGCGAGAGCATCCTCCCGTGTCGCACTACGAGAATCTGCCGCGCCGCTTCTGCTTCGAGAGGGTCTCCCAAGCGCCGCGATTTCTGCGCAACGAGCCGGGGCACCGGTTCCGTCGACGGGTCCGCGAGGCCGCCCAGCGGCATGGGTTCTGGTTTCTGAGCTGTCCGGCGGCCTGATGGACCCTACGCCGAAAGCTCGTGGCCGGCCCCGGCGCCTCTCGGAACCCGAATATCCTCGACGAGCTTCTGCACCTCGCGCGGCGGCGCGGGGGTAAAGCGAGACACCGTTGTCGCGACGAGAAAGTTGATGACCATACCCAACGTGCCGATGCCTTCCGGAGAGACGCCAAGCCACCAGTGCTCCACATCGTTGAGCTCGGGATACAGAAACTTGAAATACAGGATGTAGCCGAGAGTGAAACCGATACCCGCGATCATACCGGACACCGCTCCGTAGTGGTTCATGCGCTTGCTGAATATCCCGAGCAGAATGGCGGGAAAGAACGACGAGGCCGCCAGACCGAACGCAAGAGCCACCACCTCCGCGACGAAGCCGGGCGGGTTGATCCCGAAGTAGCCTGCCACCACCACTGCCACACCGGCGGCGGTGCGAGCCGCACGAAGCTCCCCTTTCTCGGTGATCGACGGGTGGAACGACTTCTTCAAGAGATCGTGGGCCACCGAGCTCGAGATGACCAGCAGCAGGCCCGCCGCCGTCGAAAGTGCGGCGGCCAGTCCGCCCGCCGCAACGAGACCCACGACCCATGCCGGAAGACTCGCGATCTCGGGATTGGCGAGCACCATGATGTCGCGATCGATCGTAAGCTCGTTGGGAACGGAGGACAGCGGCCCGGTGTATTGAATGAGACCATCCCCGTTCGCGTCCTCGAACTGGATGAGGCCGGTCGCTTCCCAGTTCCGAAACCAGTTGGGCACGCTGGCATAGGGCTGGTTCGCCAGCGTCGTCAATAGGTTGGTGCGCGCGAAGGCCGCCACCGCCGGCGCCGTCGTGTAGAGAATCGCGATGAACAGCAAGGCCCATCCCGCGGAGCTCCGTGCCTGCCGCACCAGGGGTACGGTGTAGAAGCGCACGATCACGTGAGGCAATCCCGCGGTACCGACCATCAGGGCGGCGGTTATGAAGAGAACGTCGAGGGTGGCCTTCCGTCCCTCGGTGTAGACTCCGAAACCGAGCTCCCGGGTGAGGCCGTCGAGCCGTTCGAGCAAGAACGTCCCCGAGCCGTCCACCACCGTAACCCCGAATCCGACTTGCGGGATCGGGATCCCGGTCATGAGAAGCGAGACGAAGATCGCCGGGACGAGGTAGGCGAAGATGAGGACACAGTACTGGGCAACCTGGGTGTACGTAATCCCCTTCATCCCGCCCAGCACCGCGTACAAGAACACGATCATCATGCCGATCCAGACGCCGACATGGATCTCCACACCCAAGAAACGTGAGAACACGATCCCGACGCCTCGCATTTGACCTACGACGTAGGTAAAGGAGACGAACAGAGCGCAGACCACTGCCACGATCCGCGCCGTTTGCGAGTAGTAGCGATCGCCCACGAAGTCGGGCACGGTGTACTTTCCGAATTTCCTCAAGTACGGCGCAAGCAATAGGGCGAGAAGTACGTATCCGCCGGTCCATCCCATCAGGTACACCGAACCGTCGAATCCCATGAACGCGATGAGACCAGCCATCGAGATGAAGGAGGCCGCGCTCATCCAGTCGGCCGCGGTGGCCATGCCGTTGAGAACCGGTGGCACCTTCGCCGCCGCCACGTAGAAGTCACCGGTCGAGCGTGCGCGCGACCAGATGGCGACCCCGATGTAGAGCGCGAAGGACAGCGTAACCAGAACGAACGTCCAGGCCTGAACGTTCATCGATCTTTCCGCTCGTGCAGGTTGAACCGGCGATCCAGGCGGTCCATCAGGCGCACGTAGATAAAGATGAGGATCACGAAAACGTAGATCGACCCCTGCTGCGCGAACCAGAACCCGAGGGGAAATCCCCCGAGGCGGATTCGATTGAGACGTTCCGCGAGAAGGATTCCAAACCCGTAAGAAACCAGGAACCAGACGGCCAAAAGAGTAAAGACATAGCGAAGGTTCGTCCGCCAATATCTCTGCCTGTCGCCGCGACGCGTCATCCTCTCCTTCTATCCTACCGTCCTGAGTCGAGGAAGCGCGCTCTCCGATCTCGAAAACGATTACAAGTCGATTTCGCGCACCATACCCTCTTCCAGCTCGAAGCGGGTGTCCTTGACCTCGACGGCAACCGCTTCGGCTCCGTGCGCGAGGGACTCGAGTCTGAGTCGCTTCGACGTGACGTCGAGCTTCAGCCAGTGATTGCGGTAGCGCAGGTTGAGGCGGATGCGATGGAGCTCTTCGGGAAAGAGAGGATTGAACCGCAGAACCTGCCCCCGGGCTTCTAGCCCGGTGTAGCAGCGCTGGACGAGGTCCACGGTGCCCGACATGGCGCCGAGGTGGATGCCTTCGGCCGTCGTGCCTCGCTGGTCGTCGTAAACGTCCGTTCTCGCCGCCTCGCGAAAGAGCTCCCAGGAACGCTTCCGGTCCAGCCTGGATGCGACCCAAGCATGGATCACGGCGCTCAGAGAGGAGCCGTTCGATGTCCGCTTCAAGTAATAATCGACGTTCTTGGGGATGGTGTCGTACTCGAACGGATATCCAAGCTGCTCGAAGATCTCGCCGAGCTCGTCGGCAGAGAACAGATAAAAGAGCATCAAGACGTCGGCCTGCTTCGAGACCCGGTACCGGTTCGGCGTGTCTTCTTCGGCTTCCAGGATGCGATCGAGTCGTCGGATGTCATCGTAACGGTCACGGTAGGCTTCCCAATCCAACTCCTCGAGGGTCTCGTAACGCTCGAACTGAGAGATGATGCCGTCACCGTGAAACGGCACCCGCATCTTGCGGCGGATCTGCTCCCAGCGTTTCCTTTCCGATTCCTGGATGCCGAGCTTTTCGCAGAGCCTGTGGCATTCCTCGTCGGGGAGCAGTTCGAAGACATCGAGCGCTCGATTCAATACAAAAACCGCCATGATGTTGGTGTAGGCATTGTTATCGAGACCAGGTCGCTCCGCCCCGGGATAAGCGTCGTGGTATTCGTCCGGGCCCATCACGCCCCGGATCTCGTACCGATCCAGTTCCCGATTGTAGGTCGCGATGCTGGCCCAGAAGCGCGCGATCTCGACGAGCATCTCCGCCCCGTAAAACGAGAGAAACTCCAGATCTCCGGTGACTTGAAAGTACTGCCACAAATTGTAAGCGATGGCGGCGTTGATATGCCTCTGGAGATGGGTGTTGTCGGGAATCCACCGCCCCGAA
This genomic interval from Vicinamibacteria bacterium contains the following:
- a CDS encoding glycosyl hydrolase family 65 protein; translated protein: DTDLELTKKGDGELQRILRLYSFHVLQTASMHSLDIDVGVPARGWHGEAYRGHIFWDEIIVFPFLNYRMPQLTRSLLLYRYRRLPEARRAAAELGYKGAMFPWQSGSDGREETQMLHLNPRSGRWIPDNTHLQRHINAAIAYNLWQYFQVTGDLEFLSFYGAEMLVEIARFWASIATYNRELDRYEIRGVMGPDEYHDAYPGAERPGLDNNAYTNIMAVFVLNRALDVFELLPDEECHRLCEKLGIQESERKRWEQIRRKMRVPFHGDGIISQFERYETLEELDWEAYRDRYDDIRRLDRILEAEEDTPNRYRVSKQADVLMLFYLFSADELGEIFEQLGYPFEYDTIPKNVDYYLKRTSNGSSLSAVIHAWVASRLDRKRSWELFREAARTDVYDDQRGTTAEGIHLGAMSGTVDLVQRCYTGLEARGQVLRFNPLFPEELHRIRLNLRYRNHWLKLDVTSKRLRLESLAHGAEAVAVEVKDTRFELEEGMVREIDL
- a CDS encoding MmgE/PrpD family protein; protein product: MTTLTSLARFVHELELDCLPPETLDRLELHLLDTLGALDAGLKIADAKPLGAKGSSLLAYVAATRETELDDIHLPSCITPGSVVVPTALSLSTASPRDFLAALAVGYELMLRLGLAIGGPSILGRGIWPTLFTAPLASTATAARALRLSLEQTTGALATALALTSGTAIRPGSSSTSRWMTLGWAAETGVHAAKAARENILGPPDLLEGLGFRLAGVDLSETAIVEALGDRWRIDELSLKPYPVARQALAAVEACRELGEAHRLEPSVVDEVLVRVPGPQRVVIDRPGVPETRFESIASVQYLAALALVAPAELPDFHRTPVFVNDELRNLAARVRVESAPELEHHYPRIWPARVAIRCGRERHEKELLHPPGDVESGFGWDAVIAKYRFGDKSWAHELRRLHQKAVFPSSWPQITSA
- a CDS encoding sodium:solute symporter family protein: MNVQAWTFVLVTLSFALYIGVAIWSRARSTGDFYVAAAKVPPVLNGMATAADWMSAASFISMAGLIAFMGFDGSVYLMGWTGGYVLLALLLAPYLRKFGKYTVPDFVGDRYYSQTARIVAVVCALFVSFTYVVGQMRGVGIVFSRFLGVEIHVGVWIGMMIVFLYAVLGGMKGITYTQVAQYCVLIFAYLVPAIFVSLLMTGIPIPQVGFGVTVVDGSGTFLLERLDGLTRELGFGVYTEGRKATLDVLFITAALMVGTAGLPHVIVRFYTVPLVRQARSSAGWALLFIAILYTTAPAVAAFARTNLLTTLANQPYASVPNWFRNWEATGLIQFEDANGDGLIQYTGPLSSVPNELTIDRDIMVLANPEIASLPAWVVGLVAAGGLAAALSTAAGLLLVISSSVAHDLLKKSFHPSITEKGELRAARTAAGVAVVVAGYFGINPPGFVAEVVALAFGLAASSFFPAILLGIFSKRMNHYGAVSGMIAGIGFTLGYILYFKFLYPELNDVEHWWLGVSPEGIGTLGMVINFLVATTVSRFTPAPPREVQKLVEDIRVPRGAGAGHELSA
- a CDS encoding exodeoxyribonuclease III; amino-acid sequence: MRIATWNVNSLKARLDKVLWWLERARPDVLLMQETKLADEAVPALAFREAGFALAHHGQGRWNGVAIASRCGIDGMIVNFGESLRPPAAPDAIEEDPLAEARMISAVCGGIRVVSLYAPNGREVGSPSYDAKLAWFDCLARWLSEANDPHDPLVLGGDYNVAPEDIDVWDPYAAHGGTHVSEPERRAFAQLCRWGLVDAYRLHHEEPGRYTWWDYRAGNFHKNRGMRIDHLLVTKPLRGRTVWAEIDREARKGKPIPSDHAPLVIDLDEPGYAFDAGWVSAEARIAVRQRR
- a CDS encoding DUF4212 domain-containing protein, producing MTRRGDRQRYWRTNLRYVFTLLAVWFLVSYGFGILLAERLNRIRLGGFPLGFWFAQQGSIYVFVILIFIYVRLMDRLDRRFNLHERKDR